A DNA window from Coleofasciculus sp. FACHB-T130 contains the following coding sequences:
- a CDS encoding pseudouridine synthase: MYRYLIFYKPYGVLTQFTDNTPTEQKRSTLKDYIPVPSVYPVGRLDWDSEGLLLLTNDGQMQHRLSNPRFGHPRTYWVQVERIPDEEALRHLREGVVIQDYRTRKALVQLLPDEPQLPPRDPPIRFRKNVPTAWVEMTLTEGRNRQVRRMTAAVGFPTLRLVRVAIAHLSLVGLEPGQWRDLTSIELELLKKLCQTDASRIQ, from the coding sequence GTGTACCGATATCTGATTTTTTACAAGCCTTATGGCGTCTTAACTCAGTTTACGGACAACACTCCAACTGAGCAGAAACGCAGCACGCTGAAAGATTACATTCCCGTTCCCTCGGTTTATCCAGTCGGTCGTTTGGATTGGGATAGTGAAGGATTGTTGCTGTTGACGAATGACGGGCAAATGCAGCATCGCTTGAGCAATCCTCGATTTGGGCATCCCCGGACTTACTGGGTGCAGGTGGAACGTATTCCGGATGAAGAGGCGCTGAGACATTTGCGCGAAGGTGTGGTTATTCAAGATTACCGGACGCGAAAGGCATTGGTGCAGTTGTTACCCGATGAACCACAACTACCGCCTCGCGATCCACCGATTCGCTTTCGCAAGAATGTGCCGACAGCATGGGTGGAAATGACTTTGACGGAGGGACGGAACCGGCAAGTACGACGGATGACGGCGGCGGTAGGGTTTCCGACGCTGCGGCTGGTGCGAGTTGCGATCGCTCACTTGTCTCTTGTGGGTCTAGAACCCGGACAGTGGCGCGATCTAACTTCAATTGAGTTAGAACTATTAAAGAAGCTGTGTCAAACTGATGCTAGCCGCATTCAGTAG